One Brachybacterium kimchii genomic window carries:
- a CDS encoding LacI family DNA-binding transcriptional regulator — protein sequence MARRVSIKDVAKAAGVSWKTVSNVVNDRPVVRPETRERVERAISELGYVPNTIGRELRGGPTHTIALVLPELSNPYFAQLAQMLHVAAKERGYTVSVELSLGRGEVERAHVRGRISRPVDAVVISPEALDPVEIRDRGDGPPLVLLGEHLLSAEGVTHVAVDNVEASADVVRHLVERGYRRPVFLGGEAEQRSAGTDRLAGFRAACRASGIASDPERIAHVGAWDMAEGRRAVLDLVERGVAFDAISAANDQLAIGALAGLREVGLDVPADVGVVGWDDTPGARHAHPALSSIGPDLDDLIAATLDAAIGPGTGAEDVTGGGAGVGTEPGAEPATEPGTGAGESDGREHVVPYRLVARESSAGPRR from the coding sequence ATGGCCAGGCGCGTGAGCATCAAGGACGTGGCGAAGGCCGCCGGGGTCTCGTGGAAGACGGTCTCCAACGTCGTCAACGACCGGCCCGTCGTCCGGCCCGAGACCCGGGAGCGGGTCGAGCGGGCCATCAGCGAGCTCGGCTACGTGCCGAACACGATCGGCAGGGAGCTGCGCGGCGGTCCGACGCACACCATCGCCCTCGTGCTGCCCGAGCTCTCCAACCCCTACTTCGCCCAGCTCGCGCAGATGCTGCACGTCGCGGCCAAGGAGCGCGGGTACACCGTGAGCGTCGAGCTGTCGCTGGGCCGGGGCGAGGTCGAGCGCGCCCACGTGCGCGGGCGCATCAGCCGCCCGGTCGACGCCGTCGTGATCTCCCCGGAGGCCCTGGACCCCGTCGAGATCCGGGACCGCGGGGACGGGCCGCCGCTCGTGCTGCTCGGCGAGCACCTGCTGAGCGCCGAGGGCGTCACCCATGTCGCCGTCGACAACGTCGAGGCCTCGGCCGATGTGGTCCGCCACCTGGTCGAGCGCGGTTACCGCCGCCCCGTCTTCCTGGGCGGGGAGGCCGAGCAGCGCTCGGCGGGCACCGACCGCCTCGCGGGATTCCGCGCCGCCTGCCGGGCGAGCGGCATCGCGAGCGACCCGGAGCGGATCGCCCACGTGGGCGCGTGGGACATGGCCGAGGGGCGCCGCGCGGTGCTGGACCTCGTGGAGCGCGGTGTCGCGTTCGACGCGATCTCCGCGGCCAACGACCAGCTCGCGATCGGCGCCCTCGCGGGCCTGCGCGAGGTCGGGCTCGACGTCCCCGCGGACGTGGGGGTGGTGGGCTGGGACGACACCCCCGGTGCGCGGCACGCCCACCCCGCGCTGAGCTCGATCGGCCCGGACCTCGACGACCTCATCGCCGCGACCCTCGACGCGGCGATCGGCCCGGGGACGGGCGCGGAGGACGTCACGGGGGGCGGCGCGGGGGTCGGAACGGAGCCGGGCGCGGAGCCGGCCACGGAGCCGGGCACGGGAGCGGGAGAGTCCGACGGGCGGG